Genomic DNA from Cytophagia bacterium CHB2:
CATCATCGGAGCATTGCGGGCCGCCTTTTGCGCCGCCTTCGAAAATCAAACGGTGTCCATTCGTTTCCCGGAGACCCTGCTCGTAAATCTCAAAATCGCCGTTCACATTGTTGATATAGGAAATCGTTTCGCCATTGAGCGACACAAAGGGCGAGGATTTGTCGCCAAAGCCTTGCGTAAAACGCGCGATGGAAGAATCGGTGAGATAATAAAAGAAGAGATCGCTTTGTCGCTCACCATATTTCAAGTCGCGCTTGTCGTCGCGATCGGAAACAAAAACCAACCAACCGCCTTTCGGCGAGAAAATGGGATTCCAATTATCGAACGCATTCGAGATGAGCCGTTTGACGCCGCTGCCGTCGGAGGCATTCATCAAATAGATGCTGCGCTGCTTCTCGCCCGTATTTTGCTTTTCTTTGCGGCTGCGCGTGCTGGCAAAAACGATTTGGCGCCCATCCGGCGAAAAATCCGGGGATTCATCATCGCCGGGATCATACGTCAAGCGCGTTGCCGTTGCGCCGTCCACCGGCATGCGGTAAATCTCCCAATTGCCGTCGCGATTGGATTGAAATACGATATCATTGCCTGCCAGGGAATAACGGCCCTTGAGATTGTCGCCCGGGCCGGCGGTAAGCTGGCGGGTGGCGAAAGGGATGCCCACACGCGCGGCAATTTGCGCCACGTAAGCCGTTGTGGAGGCATCATTCAACACGTCGAGATAATCGCGGTAAGCCTGCGCATGATTGCCTTTTTGATGCAATGCTTCGGCGCGGCCGAATTTGGCCCGCAGCAATGCCGGGTTATGGAGCAGCGCAGAGTCGAATTGTGCCACGGCCTCCTGAAATTGCCCAAGTCGCGTCAGCTCTTCGCCAAGTGCGGCGCGCGCCTCCGCATCGTGCGGCGCTTTGAGCACACGTTTGCGCGCCGAGGCGACATCCTCCGCTCTGACATTTGGTTTCGGTTGCACACTCACTTCGCGTGAACCGCTGCCGCAACCCACGATTAAAAGCAATACGAGCACTAGCGCTTTATTCTTCATACCAACCTGCCTCATGCAGAAAGTTATTTGTTGAGATAACGGAAGGGCATCTCCGTCCGGTGATGCCCATGACACAGCCCTATGATATACCTAAATTTCGCCGGTTTTGCGGACTGGACTTTTGCATCAAAGCAGTTGCACATTTTATAAAATCGTTTAACTTTCCGGCATGCTCAATCTCGCTTCCGCTCAAGCTCACCTAGCCCGCGTCGACCCCGTGCTGGCCGGCATCATCGCGCGCCATGGCGATTATGAGCTCTCGCTCGATCGACAATATTTTCTCTCGCTGGTTGACGCCATTCTCTCGCAACAGCTTTCCACCAAAGCGGCGGCGACGATTCGAACCCGTTTCAAGAGTTTGCTCAACGGCAGCAGCAAGGCGGCCGGCATTTTGCAATTGCAGGACGAGCAGTTTCGCGGCGCGGGCGTGTCCCGGCAAAAAATGGGATATTTGCGCGATTTGTCGGAAAAGTGGCAAGCCGGCGTGATCAATCCCCGGCGTTTTGCCCGGTTGAACGATGAAGAAATCATCGACATACTGACGCAAGTCAAAGGTATTGGCCGCTGGACGGCAGAAATGTTTTTGATTTTTTCACTCGGCCGTTTGGATGTTTTGCCGGTCGATGATCTCGGTTTTCGCAACGCCATCAAAAAGGCTTATCGCTTGCGCAAACTGCCCGAAGCGAAACGCATTCAAAAAATGGCCGAGAAATGGCGCCCCTACCGTAGTTTGGCGACGCTCTACTTATGGGAAAGTCTCGATAATCAACCGTTGTAAACCTCTCACTCTTAATTTTTGGCGAACATGGATTTTATCAGCAAGCTGATTTCACCTTTATTCTATACACTCCTGTTGAGTTTGTTTGTCGGTCTGTTTTCGACGCAAACCGATTTCGGCGGCAAGCCGCTGTTGTGGGGTTTTGTTTTATTGATGCTCGCGCGCTGGTCGGTCGAAAGCCTGCATCCGTCAGTCGAAAGCTTTCGCGCGCGCTACGGCCAAAGCGAGCATGCCCGCTGGTTGGTTTGGATTGCGGGTTTGAGCTTCTTGACCAATCTCGTTTTGCCCATTGCCGACTATCGCTATCGCCATGAATGGGCATGGACCAGCCCGTTTGCGCGTGATCCGTGGTGGAGTTGGTTCGGCCTGCTCTTTCTTGCGGCGGGCGTGGGGCTGCGCATTTGGGCGATACAAAAGCACGTCCCGCCCAAATCAGAGCCTGCCCCCTCCGCCAAGCGCAAAACCAAAAAAGAAAGCGACACTGCCCAGGAAATTGCGCTGAAGAATGAGGAAAACCGCTTCTTCAATTTTTTTGATCTTGGCGCGGTCATCGCCTATTTGGGTATTGCCCTGATCTGCAGCAGCTTGTGGGCATTGCTGTTCTGGGCGATTTTGATTTTGCCGGCCACGCTGTATCGCATGCACAAGGCGCGCCTGGCGATGGCGCAAGCTGCTGAGAAAGTAATGGCATGAGGCACTTGCACTACGACCATTTGCCATTCAGATTCGGAACGATTTCATGCCCAACCATTCCTCTAGCAATAATCCTCTGCGCGAAGGCCTGCATCTTGAGCGCATTCCCGCACCCAATGCCATGGTCATTTTTGGCGCTTCCGGCGATTTGACGAAACGTAAACTGTTGCCCGCACTTTTTAATCTGGCGTGTGATAATCTGTTGCCGCAGGAATTTGCCGTGGTGGGCTTTGCGCGGCGCGAAAAAACGCATGCGGAATTTCGCGAAGAAATGGTGCAGGCCATCGCACAATTCTCACGCAACAAGAACTACGATTCGAGTTTGCTCAGAAATTTTGCCGAGCGAATTTTTTATTACGCCTCTCCCTTTGAAAATGCCGGCGGTTACACCGGCTTGCAGCAATTGCTGGCTGAATTGGATGGCAGCCATGACACGGCCGGCAATCGTTTGTTTTATCTGGCGACCCCGCCGGATTATTACCCGGAAATCGTCCAGCAACTCGGGCAGGCCGGCATGGCAAAAAATGACGCCGGCTGGACGCGCATCATCATCGAAAAACCGTTTGGCCGCGACCTGGCCACCGCGCAAGAACTGAATCGGCAGGTCTTGCACGTGTTCGAGGAAAACCAAGTCTATCGCATCGACCATTATCTCGGCAAGGAGACGGTGCAGAATATTTTGGTTTTTCGCCTGGCCAACGGCATTTTTGAGCCGATTTGGAATCGGCACTATATTGATCATGTGCAGATCACGGTGGCGGAGAATCTCGGCGTGGAAGGCCGCGGCGGCTATTATGAAACGGCCGGCGTGATGCGCGACATGATTCAAAATCACATGCTGCAATTGCTCTCGCTGGTAGCCATGGAACCGCCCATTGCCTTTGCCGCTCATGAAGTCCGCAACGAAAAAGTAAAAGTGTTGCAGGCCATTCGCCCGATTTTGCCGGACGAGGTGGAGAAATATACCGTGCGCGCGCAATACGGCCCCGGCTCGCTGGGCGGCAAACAAGTGCCGGGTTATTTGAAAGAACCTGGCGTTGCGCCCAATTCACATCCCGAAACCTACGTAGCATTGCAGCTTTACATTGACAATTGGCGTTGGGCAGGCGTGCCGTTTTTCTTGCGCAGCGGCAAACGCTTGCCAAAACGCGCGACGGAAATCGCGATCCATTTCAAAGCCGCGCCGCATTTGTTGTTTGAAAACGGGCTGACGGATAATCTGGAGTGCAATATCCTGGCGCTGCGCATTCAACCGGATGAAGGCATCACGCTCAAGTTCAGCGCAAAATTGCCGGGCGCTGCGGTGCAATTGCGCGGCGTTAACATGGATTTCCGCTACGGCTCTTCGTTCGGCAAACAATCGCCGGAAGCTTATGAACGCTTGATCTGGGATTGCATGCTGGGCGACTCCACCTTGTTCACGCGCCGCGACGAGGTTGAAGCCTCTTGGGAATTTGTCACGCGCATCATCACCGGCTGGCAACAACGCGGCCATGAACCGTTATCGAGTTATGAAGCCGGCACGTGGGGGCCTCCGCAGGCCGATGCATTTATTGCGCCCGGCGGTCGACGGTGGCGCAGGCTTTAAGAGTGGATTCGTCAAACTCTGTTGCGGATGATGGCAAAGTTTTTAAGAAACGGCTGCAGCTCCAAACCTCTGCCATCAAATCGGATTCTTTCAGGCATCTGGCAAAATCAAGAGTAACGTTGGCAAATTTTGACGAGAGCATTTTATGTCATCACCTCATCCCGCCGACATCTTCATTCAAGGTAAAAAACTTTCAGTCGACGTCGCGGCAATTGAAAAAGAATTGACCGCGCTTTGGCAGGAAGTTGCGGTTGATCAAGACGCAGAACAAACCGCGAATGCCCAAAGCGAAAATCAACGCGCCGTGATGCGCGCCTGCACGTTGAATTTAGTGGTGATTGCATACGATGATCACACGGCCGATCGTGCCGTGAATGCGATCGCTGAATTTACCAGCCGGCATCCCTGCCGCGCGATTGTGACTATCGTTGATGCCGAGGCCGAAAAAGATGAGCTTTCCGCTTATGTTTCGGCGCATTGCCATTTGCCGGTGGCAGGCGCGAAGCAAGTTTGTTGCGAGCAAATCTCCGTGATCGCGCGCGGCCAGGCGGTGCAAGAAGTGCCAGGTACGGTATTGCCGCTGCTCATCGGCGATCTGCCCGTGGTTTTGTGGTGGCGGCATGGATTACCGCAAGATTCTGCAATTTTTGAGCGCCTGCTCGGCGCGAGTGATCATTTGATTTTCGACTCTGCTACCGGCCAGGACCTGGGCGTCACTTTTGCAACTGCAAATGCGCTGCATGCCAATTGGAAATTCGGCTTTGTCATCGACCTGAATTGGCTTCGCCTCACGGGCTGGCGTGAGATGATTTCGCAATTTTTTGAATTGCCCGATTTGGCCGCGTCGGTGCGTGGCATCACGCATGTAATCCTCGCAATGGCGCGCACGACGGAGGAACTCGAACTATCGCAGCCTGCGTTGCTGATCGGTTGGTTAGCGGCGCAATTAAATTGGAGGCTCAACGAGCCTTTTGCGGCGACCGAGAACGGCCTGCGCGCTTTGTGGCAAGCCGAGAACGGCGAGATTACAACGGAAATCCTCACCGAAGAATTGCCGGAGCCGGGTTTGGCCCGCGTAAGCCTCATCATCCAGCACAATCAACAACAAACTGAATTTTTGATTGCCTGCATACCCGGTGAAAACGGCGCAACGTTGCAAGCAACAATCTCCGGGTTTGGCCAGCGCGTGCAAGAAGCGCCGGCGCACGTGCGGCCCTTCAATGAAAATTCTCTGGCAGCTTTGATGGCGCGTGCGCTCGATCGCAATCAACGCGACGAAATTTACGAGAAAGCCTTGCGCAAAGCGACGCAGTTGCTGTAAAGCCGGCGCGCTTTCGCAGGGCCGCGCTGGCAGGATGAATCGTTGGTCCCATGAGTCTTGAACACAAAATTCATATTCTGGATGATGTTGCAACCGTTGCGCAGCGTGCCGCAGCAGAGTTTGCGGCATTGTCTGCCGAGGCGATACGCCAACGCGGACGGTTCAGCGTTGCACTGGCAGGCGGCTCCACGCCGAAACAAATGTATCGCCTGCTGGCCATTGCGCCGTTGTCCGAAAAAATCAACTGGCAACATATTCATTTGTTTTGGGGAGATGAACGATGCGTGCCGCCCGAGCATGGCGACAGCAATTATCGCATGGTGCATGAAGCATTGATACAAAAAATCGCGTTGCCGGCGGCGAATATTCACCGCATGCCGGCAGAATACCGCGATTTAAACGCTGCGGCCGGCAGTTATGCCAATGAATTGCGCATATTTTTTAAAAGCGACTCTGCAGCAATGCCGCGTTTTGATTTGATTCTGCTTGGCATGGGCGCAGACGGACACACCGCTTCCTTGTTTCCTGAAACCGCCGCGCTTGCGGAAAGGCAGCGCTGGGTGGTCGCAAATGAGGTTCCACAATTGCAGACACACCGTTTGACGCTGACGTTTCCTGTGATCAATGCCGCCGCGCAGGTGTGGTTTTTGGCGACCGGCGCAGAAAAGGCAGAAATGGTCGCGCTCGCGGTGCAGCAAAAAAGATCATCGCGAAAAATTCCTGCGCAACTCGTGCAACCGGATCCTGGCGCGTTGACCTGGTTTTTGGACGCTGCCGCGGCAGCACAATTACGCTGGTGATTCACCGCGCTGATATTTTCTCATAGAGTCTTATTTCGCGCTATGCAATTCATTTATTCCCCCAATTATCTCGTTGATATCGGCGGGCACGTTTTCCCGATTGCAAAATATCGCATGATCTATGAACGTTTGCGGGAAGAATTTCACGTGCCGGCTTCCCAGTTTGAAAATCCCATTGCCGCCACCCGTGAACAATTATTGCGTATTCACACCCCGGCCTATCTTGCGGATTTGGAGCAGCTCAATCACACCTCGCGCACGGCCTACTCGGAATTGCCGCTGACGCACGAGATTATCGCCATGTCAACGCTGGCGGCCGGCGGCACCATTCGCGCAGCGGAGTTGGCGCTGGAACAGGGGATCGCCGTGCACATTGGCGGCGGTTTTCATCATGCGTTTGCAGATAAAGCCGAGGGGTTTTGTTATATCAATGATCTCGCCGTCGCGATTCGTGAAGTGCAGGCGCTAAAGCGAATCGTACGCGCCCTTGTCATCGATTGCGACTTGCATCAAGGCAATGGCACTGCCAAAATTTTCGAGGGCGATGAGGAAGTCTTCACGTTTTCGATTCATCAGAACGATCTTTATCCCGTCAAGCAAGCGAGTGATTTGGATATACATCTCCCGAACCATGTGCAAGACGAGGAGTATCTGGGCTATCTCGAGAAACATATTCCGCCGGTGTTGGATGATTTCAAACCGGAGTTGATCCTTTATCAAGCCGGGGCCGATCCTTATCAGCATGATCAACTGGGTGATTTAAAA
This window encodes:
- a CDS encoding DNA-3-methyladenine glycosylase 2 family protein codes for the protein MLNLASAQAHLARVDPVLAGIIARHGDYELSLDRQYFLSLVDAILSQQLSTKAAATIRTRFKSLLNGSSKAAGILQLQDEQFRGAGVSRQKMGYLRDLSEKWQAGVINPRRFARLNDEEIIDILTQVKGIGRWTAEMFLIFSLGRLDVLPVDDLGFRNAIKKAYRLRKLPEAKRIQKMAEKWRPYRSLATLYLWESLDNQPL
- the zwf gene encoding glucose-6-phosphate dehydrogenase, encoding MPNHSSSNNPLREGLHLERIPAPNAMVIFGASGDLTKRKLLPALFNLACDNLLPQEFAVVGFARREKTHAEFREEMVQAIAQFSRNKNYDSSLLRNFAERIFYYASPFENAGGYTGLQQLLAELDGSHDTAGNRLFYLATPPDYYPEIVQQLGQAGMAKNDAGWTRIIIEKPFGRDLATAQELNRQVLHVFEENQVYRIDHYLGKETVQNILVFRLANGIFEPIWNRHYIDHVQITVAENLGVEGRGGYYETAGVMRDMIQNHMLQLLSLVAMEPPIAFAAHEVRNEKVKVLQAIRPILPDEVEKYTVRAQYGPGSLGGKQVPGYLKEPGVAPNSHPETYVALQLYIDNWRWAGVPFFLRSGKRLPKRATEIAIHFKAAPHLLFENGLTDNLECNILALRIQPDEGITLKFSAKLPGAAVQLRGVNMDFRYGSSFGKQSPEAYERLIWDCMLGDSTLFTRRDEVEASWEFVTRIITGWQQRGHEPLSSYEAGTWGPPQADAFIAPGGRRWRRL
- the pgl gene encoding 6-phosphogluconolactonase; its protein translation is MSLEHKIHILDDVATVAQRAAAEFAALSAEAIRQRGRFSVALAGGSTPKQMYRLLAIAPLSEKINWQHIHLFWGDERCVPPEHGDSNYRMVHEALIQKIALPAANIHRMPAEYRDLNAAAGSYANELRIFFKSDSAAMPRFDLILLGMGADGHTASLFPETAALAERQRWVVANEVPQLQTHRLTLTFPVINAAAQVWFLATGAEKAEMVALAVQQKRSSRKIPAQLVQPDPGALTWFLDAAAAAQLRW
- a CDS encoding histone deacetylase translates to MQFIYSPNYLVDIGGHVFPIAKYRMIYERLREEFHVPASQFENPIAATREQLLRIHTPAYLADLEQLNHTSRTAYSELPLTHEIIAMSTLAAGGTIRAAELALEQGIAVHIGGGFHHAFADKAEGFCYINDLAVAIREVQALKRIVRALVIDCDLHQGNGTAKIFEGDEEVFTFSIHQNDLYPVKQASDLDIHLPNHVQDEEYLGYLEKHIPPVLDDFKPELILYQAGADPYQHDQLGDLKLSIAGLQKRDELIYRWAKERGMPVAVTLGGGYAYDTNDTVTIHVNTCSIAMSVWNS